The proteins below are encoded in one region of Pseudomonas putida S13.1.2:
- a CDS encoding YaiI/YqxD family protein, which produces MRVWIDADACPKAAKDLIVKFALKRKFEVVMVAGQAVAKPAFAIVRLIVVPSGMDAADDYLVEHAVPGELVICSDVPLADRLVKKGVTVLDPRGREFDERNMGDRLAARNLFTELREQGQVGGGQAAYGEREKQAFANALDRIIARLSKT; this is translated from the coding sequence ATGCGTGTATGGATCGATGCCGACGCCTGCCCTAAGGCGGCCAAGGATCTGATCGTCAAGTTCGCCCTCAAGCGCAAGTTTGAGGTGGTGATGGTTGCAGGGCAGGCCGTGGCCAAGCCGGCGTTCGCGATCGTGCGCCTGATCGTGGTACCCAGCGGCATGGACGCAGCCGACGACTACCTGGTCGAACACGCCGTGCCGGGCGAGCTGGTGATCTGCAGTGATGTGCCGCTGGCTGACCGCCTGGTTAAAAAGGGCGTGACCGTGCTGGACCCGCGCGGGCGCGAATTCGACGAGCGCAACATGGGCGACCGCCTGGCGGCGCGCAACCTGTTCACCGAGTTGCGTGAGCAGGGCCAGGTGGGGGGAGGGCAGGCGGCTTATGGTGAACGTGAAAAGCAGGCGTTTGCCAATGCGCTGGACCGGATCATTGCCCGGCTGAGTAAAACCTGA